Proteins from one Impatiens glandulifera chromosome 2, dImpGla2.1, whole genome shotgun sequence genomic window:
- the LOC124925999 gene encoding soluble starch synthase 1, chloroplastic/amyloplastic gives METLQSIAPLVSGNSLLNFAKRSPKLSLFKQVDASIFLRRRWRWKSAILTVAIRSVADGRDGGAASSKDWSSMVESSDSKAENVNKDHMLLSAEKRNSGDESAVANHDIPQLIKDIEMEDGSEKKATYNIVFVTSEAAPYSKTGGLGDVCGSLPIALADRGHRVMVVSPRYLHDGPSDKKFSAAVDLNIRTNVFCFGGVQEVGYFHEYRAGVDWVFVDHSTYQRPGNPYGDTYGAFGDNQLRFALLCHAACEAPLLLPLGGYTYGEKCMFLANDWHASLVPVLLAAKYRPCGVYKDCRSIVVIHNLAHQGVEPAVCFKNLGLPSEWYGALEWIFPTWARTHALDTGEAVNVLKGGIVTADRILTVSQGYSWEITTAEGGYGLQELLKSRQIVLNGITNGIDLAEWDPSTDEHLPSTYSIDDLSGKAKCKAALQEELGLPVRSDCPLIGFIGRLDYQKGIDIILHAAPEIFQDDVQLVMLGSGEKHYEDWMRMTESSYKEKFCGWVGFNVPVSHRITAGCDILLMPSRFEPCGLNQLYAMRYGTVPVVHGTGGLRDTVQTFNPYAEGGEGTGWAFTPLCGENMVEVLRLAIKTYREYKGSWSGLMKRGMRKDVSWDNAAAQYEQVFQWAFIDSPYIS, from the exons ATGGAGACTCTGCAATCTATTGCGCCATTAGTATCCGGCAACTCATTGTTGAACTTCGCCAAGCGATCTCCGAAGTTGAGTTTGTTCAAGCAAGTAGATGCTTCGATATTTCTACGGAGAAGATGGAGGTGGAAATCAGCGATTCTGACTGTGGCAATAAGATCAGTCGCTGATGGAAGAGATGGCGGAGCTGCAAGCTCAAAGGATTGGTCTTCTATGGTTGAAAGCTCTGATTCTAAGGCGGAGAATGTAAACAAAGATCACATGTTGTTGAGTGCTGAGAAGAGAAATTCTG GAGATGAGTCTGCAGTAGCAAATCATGATATTCCGCAATTGATCAAGGATATTGAGATGGAAGATGGCTCGGAAAAGAAAGCAacttataatattgttttcGTTACATCAGAGGCAGCACCATACTCCAAAACAGGAGGATTGGGAGATGTTTGTGGTTCATTGCCTATTGCACTGGCTGATCGCGGGCATCGTGTGATGGTGGTGTCTCCAAGATATTTGCACGATGGTCCTTCAGATAAGAAATTTTCTGCTGCAGTTGATCTTAATATCCGCACCAATGTTTTTTGCTTTGGAGGTGTACAGGAGGTTGGATATTTTCATGAGTACAGGGCCGGTGTTGATTGG gtTTTTGTAGACCATTCTACTTATCAACGCCCAGGAAATCCATATGGTGATACATATGGTGCTTTTGGTGATAACCAG CTCCGGTTTGCCTTGCTTTGTCACGCAGCATGTGAAGCTCCTTTATTGCTTCCGTTGGGAGGATATACTTATGGAGAAAAATGTATGTTCCTTGCAAATGATTGGCATGCAAGTCTTGTCCCAGt TCTTTTGGCTGCGAAATATCGCCCTTGTGGAGTTTACAAAGATTGTCGCAGTATCGTTGTCATACACAATCTAGCACACCAG GGTGTGGAGCCTGCAGTATGCTTCAAAAATCTTGGACTACCATCAGAGTGGTATGGAGCTCTAGAATGGATATTTCCTACATGGGCAAGAACTCATGCCTTGGACACTGGTGAAGCCGTGAATGTATTAAAAGGCGGAATTGTGACTGCAGACAGAATACTCACAGTTAGCCAG GGATATTCCTGGGAGATAACAACAGCTGAAGGTGGATATGGCCTACAGGAATTGCTAAAAAGTCGACAGATTGTCCTCAATG ggaTCACAAATGGAATTGACTTAGCAGAATGGGACCCTTCCACTGATGAACATCTTCCCTCTACATATTCCATAGATGATCTGTCTGGGAAG GCTAAATGCAAGGCTGCTTTGCAAGAGGAGTTAGGGCTTCCTGTTAGGTCTGATTGTCCACTG ATAGGTTTCATTGGGAGATTAGACTACCAGAAAggaattgatataattttacacGCAGCTCCAGAAATATTTCAAGATGATGTTCAATTG GTAATGCTGGGATCTGGGGAAAAACATTACGAAGACTGGATGAGGATGACAGAGTCGTCGTATAAAGAGAAATTCTGTGGATGGGTGGGGTTTAATGTCCCTGTATCTCATAGGATAACAGCAgg GTGTGACATATTATTGATGCCATCTAGATTTGAACCATGTGGACTTAATCAATTGTATGCAATGAGATATGGAACAGTACCTGTGGTTCATGGAACAGGAGGGTTGAGa GACACGGTGCAAACTTTTAACCCATATGCAGAAGGTGGGGAAGGAACAGGGTGGGCTTTTACACCTCTGTGTGGAGAAAACATGGTTGAGGTTTTGAGATTGGCAATAAAAACATACAGAGAGTACAAGGGGTCGTGGTCTGGATTAATGAAACGGGGAATGAGAAAGGATGTATCTTGGGACAACGCAGCTGCCCAATACGAACAAGTCTTTCAATGGGCCTTCATTGACTCTCCATACATCTCATGA